A window of Nocardioidaceae bacterium genomic DNA:
GCCCGTCTTCGGCTCCTTGTCGACCGGGATGCCGCGGCCGTCGTCGCGCACCTCCGCCGAGCCGTCGTCGTGCAGCAGCACCTCGATGTGCCGGCAGTGACCGCCGAGCGCCTCGTCCACGGAGTTGTCGATGATCTCCCACAGGCAGTGCATCAGGCCGCGGGTGTCGGTGGACCCGATGTACATGCCGGGGCGCTTGCGCACCGCTTCGAGCCCCTCGAGCACGAGGAGGTTCTGCGCGTTGTACGTAGTGATCGGAGATCTCCTGGTCGGGTACGCGAGCGGGACCAGTCAGAATCTACCGGCGCACCGCCCCGCTCCCGCGCATCACCACCTCCGCGACACGCGTACGCGGCTTCCTCAGGTCGTCGACGCCGGGGCCGATGATGTGGGTGGGATCACCCGCAGGGCGTCTCCTGCTCGCTCCGGAGCCGGGAAGGTTATGGAGCACAGGATCGTTGTGTGGAGCAGAACCGGAGGGGAAGGCTTCGCTGGCCGATGTAAGTTGGCCCTTCGGACCGACGTGAGGAAAGAGGCGAATCGTGACTACTGCAGTCGCTCCCAGCAGCCCACAGCTGACTGCGCTCGACCGGTGCGACCGGTGCGGCGCCCAGGCCTACCTGCGCGTCGAGCTCTCCGGTGGTGAGCTGCTCTTCTGCGCTCACCACGCCCGTGAGCACGACGACAAGATCCAGGAAGTTGCCGTGTCAGTCCACGACGAGACCCACAAGCTCGACGGCTGAGAAGCCAGACCGACGACGCTCGACGAGGCCCCGGGGACTCCCCGGGGCCTCGTCGCGTCCGGACCCCCGTGAGACGGTCGTCACGAGCCGGGCCCTGCGGGGGTGAGCCCCTGCGCTGAGGAGGAGACCCGTGAGCGGGCTGGAATGGCTGGTGGCCGTGGCGATGCTGGTCGCCGTCGTCGGTGCGGTGGTGCCGCTGCTGCCGGGTCCGGTGCTCGCCGTCGCCGCTGTCGCCGCCTGGTCCGTCCTCGAGCCCACGACCCTCGGGTGGGCCGTGCTCGGGGTGAGCGCGGCGATCGTGGTGGTCGGCTTCGTCCTGTCCTACCTGGTGCCGGGCCGGCGCCTGTCCCAGGCGGGCGTCCCGAACTCCTCGCTGCTGGCCGGAGCCGCGGCCGGCCTGGTGGGCTTCTTCGTGGTGCCGGTGCTCGGCCTGCCGATCGGCTTCGTCGCGGGGCTCTACCTCGCCGAGACCCGGCGCCTCGGGTCCGGTGAGTCGCGGCGGTCCACCGTGCTGGCCCTCAAGGCCGTCGCCCTCAACATCGCCATCGACCTGGCGACGGCCCTCTCCGTCGCTGTCGTGTGGCTGGTGGCCGCCCTCCACACCCCGGTCGGGCCCTGATGGGGGCCGCGATCGGCTTCGCGCTGGTCTCCGCAGTCGTCTACGGGCTCTCGGACTTCGCCGGCGGGGTCACCTCCCGGCGCACGTCGGCCTGGGGTGTCGCCGTCGCCGGAGCCGTCACGGCCTTCGTCGTCGTCGCCGCGGTGGTGCTCCTCGACCCGGCGCTGCCCGGTGTGGCCGACGCGTCCTGGGCGGTGCTGGCCGGGGTGGGGTCGGGTCTCGGCGGCGGATTCCTCTACCGGGGCTTCGCCGCCGGGCAGATGGCGGTCGTGGCGCCGGTGTCGGCGGTCGGCGCCGCGGTGCTGCCGGCGGTGGTCGGCTTCGCCCTCGGGGAGCGGCTGGGGTTGCTGCCGACGATCGGGGTGGTGCTCGCCCTGCCCGGCATCCTGCTGGTCTCGCGCGAGCCCGGGTCGGCGGCCGCGCGCCGCGAGGCCCGGCGTACGAGATCGGCGGCGGCGCCCCGATGGGCCGACGGTCTCCTCGACGGGCTCCTGGGCGGCGCCGGGTTCGGGCTGCTGTTCATCGCGCTCGGCCAGGTCACCGACGCCGCCGGGTTCGCACCCCTGGCCATCGCCCAGCTCGTCGGCGTCCTCACGCTCGTCGCGGTGGCCGGCGTCGTCGGTGGAGGCTGGCGCCCCGACCGTACGGCCTGGGTCGGCGGGGCCGTCGCGGGCACGGCGGCGGCAGGCGCCAACCTCGCGTACCAGGTCTCGGTGCAGCAGGGCTTCCTCACGGTGTCCGCCGTGCTCACCGCCCTCTACCCGGCCGTCACCGTGCTGCTGGCCGCGGCGGTGCTGCGCGAACGCATCGCCGCGTCCCAGGGCGCCGGACTCGGGGTGTGCGGGATCGCGGTGCTGCTCGTCGCGTCCGGCGGCTGAGTCGCCGCCGGACGCGCATCCGTCAGCGGAAGCTCGCGTCGACCCACGGGGTGAAGGCACGGCGCTGGCGGAACCAGTCACGCCCCGCGGTGGATCCGTCGTCCTTCGACGCCATCACGCGCACGGCCACGCGGACCGATTCGGGGTCGCCGATCGCTCGCCGCGGCACCGTCGTCCTGCTCGAGTCCCAGCGACCCTCGACGCCGAAGTCCGCCTCGGTGACCAGACGCGGTCGTCCAGGCTGTCGATCTTCACCGCGCGCCAGGGACGCCGGTCCTGTGTCGGGAGCATGGAGGCGCCGTATCCGGCCGTGCCGAGCGCACCGTTCATGACGTACTCAGGCCCTCGTCGGGTGCGGTCGGTGTCGAGGTAGACGCTGATGGTGCCGTTGAGGGTGTTGGGGATGCGGCGGTGCTTCGTCGACACGGTGATGTCGAAGGGATCGTGCGTCACGTCCACGGCGTACAGGTTCGAGCCGCTGGCGAGATCCCGGCGCGCGTCGTTGCCGGAGAACTCCTCGGCCGACGCGGCGGAGCCGCCCGTGGCGACCAGTCCCGTCGCGAGCACGGCGCCCGACGCGAGCAGCGCTGAGCCTCGACGGGCACGGCGTCCCACGGTCGGGCGAGCACGGGGACACAGCCCGCGGTCAGGCGGGGGCGATGAGGGTGAGGGCGAAGTCCTCGGACTCGTCGGTCCACCACTGCTCGATGCGCAGGTCCGCGGCGGCGAGCTCGGCGGCGAGGCGCTCGCGCCGGAACTTCGCCGAGATCTCCGTACGGATCTCCTCGCCCGCGGCCAGGGTGACGTCCAGGTCGAGCGCCTCGATGCGCACGGTCTGGTCGCGCAGGCTGCGCAGGCGCATCTCGATCCACTCGTTGTCGGCGTCCCAGACGGCGACGTGCTCGAAGGCGTCGACGTCGAAGTCGGCCTTCTGCTCGCGGTTCAGCACGTGCAGCACGTTGGTGTTGAAGGCGGCTGTCACCCCGCGCGCGTCGTCGTAGGCGGCCACCAGGCGGTCGGAGTCCTTCACGAGGTCGATGCCGAGCAGCAGGTGGTCGCCGGCGGCGAGGGAGCCCCGGACGTCGCGGAAGAACCGCGTCCGTGCGGTCGGGTCGAAGTTGCCGAGCGTGGAACCCAGGAACGCCACGAGCCGCGGCCCGGCACCGGGGAGGTCGTGCAGGTGGTGGTCGAAGTCGCCGACGACCGGCGAGACGACCAGGCCCGGGAACTCCTCGTCGACCTGGGCGGCCGCGACGCCCAGGATGACCGGGTCGACGTCGAAGGGGACGAACTGCTCCAACGTGCCCGCTCCGCGCAGCGCCCCGAGGAGCAGCCGCGTCTTCTCCGAGGTGCCGGAGCCGAGCTCGACGAGCGTACGAGCCCCGGTCGCCGCGGCGATCTCGGCGACGGTCGCGACGAGGATCGCGCGTTCGGTGCGGGTCGGGTAGTACTCCTCGAGCCGCGTGATCTCGTCGAAGAGCCGGGAGCCCTCGGCGTCGTAGAAGTACTTCGGCGGCAGGGTGTAGGGCCGCTCCCCCAGTCCGGCGCGCACGTCGTCGGCCATCTGGTCGACGAGCGTGGCGGGGTCGAGGCGTACGTCGAGGTCGGTGCTCATGGGTCCTCCGGGGACGGCGTGAGGGGACGGGTCGTGACGCGTACGCCGCCGTCGGCGTGCGCGTCACGGACGGCTTCGAGCAGGTGGTGCGTGGAGAGGTCGACCCAGCGCGGGTCGTCGTCGTAGGCCTCGCTGGCCACGGCAAGGCCGTGCTCGGTGTGCAGGTAGGACATCCGGTCGACCCAGCTCACGGCGGTGAGCCGGTCGCGCTCCAGCACCAACAGGTTCAGCGAGGCGGTGGGGTCGCGGCCGGCGACGTCCGCGACCACGTCCGCCAGCTGCTCGCCGGCGTCGAGGCATCCGAAGACGTACGCCGCGAGCACCGCCGAGTCGCACGTCGACTCGGCGGCGTGGGTGGGAGGGAGCACCGTGCGGTCGAGCCGGCCGTTGTGCGAGAGCAGCCGTCGTCCGTCGGTGAAAGGCGCCGCGGCGCTCTCCTCCATCGGCATCCCCACGCTGGCCGAGCGCACCGCCGCGACGACCGAGCCGCTGCGCAGCTGCGGCGCGACCGAGGCGAAGGACGCCTCGCCCCACAGCGGTCGCGCCGAGCGCCAGCGCACAGGCTCGCCGTGACCACCTGGGCGGTCCTCGGCGTGGAAGCCGACGCCCCACCCGTCGGCGTTGACGACGCCGCGCAGCTGCCGCTGCGGTGCGTACGACTGCTGCAGCAGGCCGGCAGGCTGCTCGAGGACCAGGTCGGCGAGGGTGCGCGGCGCGCCGAGCCACGCCAGGTGCCTACACACCGGCGGCCCCGGCTCCGGACCCGTCGACGTCCCAGGCCAGCCGCAGGCCCGAGAAGATCTGACGGCGGATCGGGTGGTCCCAGTTGCGGAAGCTGGGGCGCACGGCACCCTGCCCCACGGCCCAGGACCCCCCGCGCAGCACCTTGTAGTCCCCGCCGAAGAACGGGGCCGAGTAGTCCGCGTACAGCATCGGCCGGAAGCCCGGCCAGGAGTGGAAGTCCGAGGAGGTCCACTCCCAGACGTCCCCCATCATCTGCTCCACCCCGTACGCCGACGCGCCGGCCGGATAGGCGCCGACCGGGGCCGGCCGCAGGGCCGCGCCGTCGAGGTTCACCAGGGCCCGGGTCGGCTCGCTGTCGCCCCAGGGCCAGCGCCGACGACGGCCGGCGACCGGGTCCCAGGCGCAGGCCTTCTCCCACTCGACCTCGGTGGGGAGGCGGGCACCGGCCCACGCGGCGTACGCCTCGGCCTCGAAGAAGCTGATGTGCTGCACGGGCTCGGCGGGCGGCACGTCCTCGACGATGCCGAACCGTCGGCGCGAGCCGTCGGCGTGCCAGTACATCGGCGCTCGGAGGTCCGTGCGGGTGCGGTGCTCCCACCCGCGGGCGGACCACCAGCGTGGCTCGGCGTACCCGCCCGCGTCGATGAAGCGCTGCCAGTCGGCGTTGCTGACCGGGTGCCGGGCGATGCGGAACGCGTCGACGTGGACCCGGTGGGCCGGCTGCTCGTTGTCGAGGGCGCCGGGCTCGGCGGCCGCGTCGACACCGAGCTCGAACTCACCGGCCGGCACGAGTGCCGCGTCGCGGGCCGGGTCTTCCGCTAGCGGCCGTCCGGCGGGCAACGGCGCACCGTGGCCGAGGAGGGGTCCGCCCCGGCGGATCTGGTGCGTCGCGGTCATGGTCTCCACGTGCTGCAGCTCGTGCTGCTCGACCATGCGCACGTGGAAGGCCCGCTCCACCGCGAGCGGGTCCTCGGGGTCGGACCCGGCGAGGCCGTCGATGGTGTCGAGCACGCGTCCGCGGACGTCGCCGAGGTAGCTGCGTGCCTCTGCCGGGGTCAGCAGCGGCAGCCGTCCACGGCCCGCCCGTGGGTGCTCGAACGCGTCGTAGAGCTGTTCCACCCGCGCCGACAGCACTCCCTGGCGCCGGGAGTCACCCCCGCGCAGCAGCCACAGGTCCTCCTGCTGCCCGATGTGCGCGAGGTCCCAGACCAGCGGACTCATCAGGTCGTGGTGCTGCGTGGTGAGCTCGGCCTCCTCGACCGCGGTCACCGCGTCGGTACGGGCGCGGGCGCGTTCCATCGCCGCCGCGAGCTGCTCACGCATCCGGGGTCTCCTGTTCCTCGTCGGTGCTCGGCTCGGCCCGCGGTTGCCCTGAGGGCGCCGGGTGCGCCGCTTCGAGAACGGCCGCCTCGGCCCCGACCGCGTCGATCCGCGCGCGCACCTCGTCGCCGGGCGTGAGGCCGCGGGCCGTGAGGTCCGCGAGCCGACCGATGCTGTCGCCGACCTCGGCCCCCTCACCGTGGTGCCGGGCAGCGAGGGCGAGCACCGCCGCGGAGGCCGTCCGCAGCGCCTCGTGGCGCACGCCCGCGCGTGC
This region includes:
- a CDS encoding DUF456 domain-containing protein, whose amino-acid sequence is MSGLEWLVAVAMLVAVVGAVVPLLPGPVLAVAAVAAWSVLEPTTLGWAVLGVSAAIVVVGFVLSYLVPGRRLSQAGVPNSSLLAGAAAGLVGFFVVPVLGLPIGFVAGLYLAETRRLGSGESRRSTVLALKAVALNIAIDLATALSVAVVWLVAALHTPVGP
- a CDS encoding EamA family transporter, coding for MGAAIGFALVSAVVYGLSDFAGGVTSRRTSAWGVAVAGAVTAFVVVAAVVLLDPALPGVADASWAVLAGVGSGLGGGFLYRGFAAGQMAVVAPVSAVGAAVLPAVVGFALGERLGLLPTIGVVLALPGILLVSREPGSAAARREARRTRSAAAPRWADGLLDGLLGGAGFGLLFIALGQVTDAAGFAPLAIAQLVGVLTLVAVAGVVGGGWRPDRTAWVGGAVAGTAAAGANLAYQVSVQQGFLTVSAVLTALYPAVTVLLAAAVLRERIAASQGAGLGVCGIAVLLVASGG
- the egtD gene encoding L-histidine N(alpha)-methyltransferase — its product is MSTDLDVRLDPATLVDQMADDVRAGLGERPYTLPPKYFYDAEGSRLFDEITRLEEYYPTRTERAILVATVAEIAAATGARTLVELGSGTSEKTRLLLGALRGAGTLEQFVPFDVDPVILGVAAAQVDEEFPGLVVSPVVGDFDHHLHDLPGAGPRLVAFLGSTLGNFDPTARTRFFRDVRGSLAAGDHLLLGIDLVKDSDRLVAAYDDARGVTAAFNTNVLHVLNREQKADFDVDAFEHVAVWDADNEWIEMRLRSLRDQTVRIEALDLDVTLAAGEEIRTEISAKFRRERLAAELAAADLRIEQWWTDESEDFALTLIAPA
- the egtC gene encoding ergothioneine biosynthesis protein EgtC, translating into MCRHLAWLGAPRTLADLVLEQPAGLLQQSYAPQRQLRGVVNADGWGVGFHAEDRPGGHGEPVRWRSARPLWGEASFASVAPQLRSGSVVAAVRSASVGMPMEESAAAPFTDGRRLLSHNGRLDRTVLPPTHAAESTCDSAVLAAYVFGCLDAGEQLADVVADVAGRDPTASLNLLVLERDRLTAVSWVDRMSYLHTEHGLAVASEAYDDDPRWVDLSTHHLLEAVRDAHADGGVRVTTRPLTPSPEDP
- the egtB gene encoding ergothioneine biosynthesis protein EgtB, yielding MREQLAAAMERARARTDAVTAVEEAELTTQHHDLMSPLVWDLAHIGQQEDLWLLRGGDSRRQGVLSARVEQLYDAFEHPRAGRGRLPLLTPAEARSYLGDVRGRVLDTIDGLAGSDPEDPLAVERAFHVRMVEQHELQHVETMTATHQIRRGGPLLGHGAPLPAGRPLAEDPARDAALVPAGEFELGVDAAAEPGALDNEQPAHRVHVDAFRIARHPVSNADWQRFIDAGGYAEPRWWSARGWEHRTRTDLRAPMYWHADGSRRRFGIVEDVPPAEPVQHISFFEAEAYAAWAGARLPTEVEWEKACAWDPVAGRRRRWPWGDSEPTRALVNLDGAALRPAPVGAYPAGASAYGVEQMMGDVWEWTSSDFHSWPGFRPMLYADYSAPFFGGDYKVLRGGSWAVGQGAVRPSFRNWDHPIRRQIFSGLRLAWDVDGSGAGAAGV